A genomic region of Leptotrichia sp. oral taxon 215 str. W9775 contains the following coding sequences:
- the murG gene encoding undecaprenyldiphospho-muramoylpentapeptide beta-N-acetylglucosaminyltransferase has translation MKKVVFTTGGTGGHIYPALSIARKLREKNTEVLFIGTKHRMEKELVPNENFKFIGLDVLPLRSIISFFKMAGAIFKTIGILKKEKPTEIIGFGNYITIPVLVAAIVLRIPYYLQEQNCTMGQANKYFYKWARKVFIAFENTLNHIPEKYKTKFVVTGNPLREEFYTKDKNEERKNLEIGEDEKVILVIGGSLGAKSINEAVIKNWEKIISDEKIKLFWGTGKDNFEENTYRMKNFGNSVVKPYFNNVADIMSASDLVICRAGASTISELIQLEKPSILIPYDFVGQKENADVLEYVNGAKIFTNETADKAVEEAMTLVKQDEMLEFMKENIRKLKKGNAADTIIHEMGL, from the coding sequence ATGAAAAAAGTAGTATTTACAACAGGAGGAACAGGAGGGCACATATATCCTGCCCTATCTATTGCAAGAAAATTAAGGGAAAAAAATACGGAAGTATTATTTATAGGAACAAAGCATAGAATGGAAAAGGAACTGGTGCCAAATGAAAACTTTAAATTTATAGGACTTGATGTACTACCTTTAAGATCCATAATTTCTTTTTTTAAAATGGCAGGTGCTATATTTAAAACAATAGGAATATTGAAAAAGGAAAAACCTACAGAAATAATAGGTTTTGGAAATTATATAACAATACCTGTTCTTGTGGCGGCGATAGTATTGAGAATACCTTACTATCTACAGGAACAGAACTGTACAATGGGTCAGGCAAATAAATATTTTTACAAATGGGCCAGAAAAGTATTTATAGCTTTTGAAAATACACTGAACCACATACCTGAAAAGTATAAAACAAAATTTGTTGTAACTGGTAACCCGTTAAGAGAAGAATTTTACACTAAAGATAAAAATGAAGAAAGAAAAAATCTTGAAATAGGAGAAGATGAAAAGGTTATTCTTGTAATTGGAGGCAGCCTGGGAGCTAAAAGTATAAATGAAGCAGTTATAAAAAATTGGGAAAAAATAATATCTGATGAAAAAATAAAATTATTCTGGGGAACAGGAAAGGATAATTTTGAAGAAAATACATACAGAATGAAAAATTTTGGTAATTCAGTAGTTAAACCTTATTTTAACAATGTTGCAGATATAATGTCTGCATCAGATTTAGTAATATGCAGGGCAGGAGCTTCAACTATTTCTGAGCTTATTCAGCTGGAAAAACCGTCAATATTGATTCCTTATGATTTTGTTGGTCAGAAGGAAAATGCTGATGTTCTGGAATATGTGAACGGAGCAAAGATATTTACAAATGAAACTGCGGATAAGGCGGTCGAGGAAGCAATGACTCTTGTAAAACAGGATGAAATGCTGGAATTTATGAAGGAAAATATAAGAAAACTTAAAAAAGGTAATGCGGCTGATACAATAATACATGAAATGGGACTATAA
- the murC gene encoding UDP-N-acetylmuramate--L-alanine ligase: MLTNVRNVYFSGINGIGMSGLAKILVKEGYNVAGSDLERKAITQEMEEMGIKIYIGQVEENVKDKGIDLFVYSTAIRETNPEYKYVVENNIKKIKRGQLLAEIMNKFEGIAVAGTHGKTTTSSMMSVAFLEKDPFIVVGGIIPEINSNSKIGNSEYFIAEADESDNSFLYIKPKYSVVTNVEPDHLEHHGTYENIKRSFEKFIDSTEKLALLCKDCAEIPELNIKNKNIIWYSVKREDAHIFATNIRVIDGHTKYEVIKNGKNLGEFELSIPGEHNVSNSLPVIYLAHEMNCNMETVKERLLNFKGANRRYQVIYDNNIRIIDDYAHHPTEIKVTIDAAQETEKGKITLIFQPHRYSRTKFFFDDFAKALGRIDNLVLLPIYAASEDNTYGVTSESLAEKIGNGARVCSEAEIEEMIRNNRETDDTYIFMGAGSISKLAHDIIDRLK, from the coding sequence ATGTTAACGAATGTCAGAAATGTTTATTTCAGTGGAATAAACGGTATAGGAATGAGTGGACTTGCAAAAATTCTTGTAAAGGAAGGTTATAATGTGGCAGGTTCAGATCTTGAAAGAAAAGCCATAACTCAGGAAATGGAAGAAATGGGAATTAAAATATATATAGGTCAGGTTGAGGAAAATGTTAAGGATAAAGGAATAGACTTATTTGTCTATTCTACTGCAATAAGGGAAACAAATCCTGAATATAAATATGTTGTGGAAAATAATATAAAAAAGATAAAAAGAGGACAGCTTCTTGCAGAAATAATGAATAAATTTGAAGGAATTGCCGTTGCAGGAACTCATGGGAAAACTACTACAAGCTCAATGATGAGCGTGGCTTTTCTGGAAAAGGATCCTTTTATCGTTGTTGGTGGTATAATTCCTGAAATTAACAGTAACAGTAAAATAGGAAATTCAGAATATTTTATCGCTGAAGCAGATGAAAGTGATAACTCATTTCTGTATATAAAGCCTAAGTATTCTGTTGTTACAAATGTGGAGCCGGATCATCTTGAACATCATGGAACTTATGAAAATATAAAGAGATCTTTTGAAAAATTTATTGACAGTACTGAAAAGTTAGCTCTTCTTTGTAAAGACTGTGCTGAAATACCAGAACTTAACATAAAAAATAAAAATATAATATGGTACAGTGTAAAAAGGGAAGATGCACATATATTTGCAACAAATATAAGAGTTATTGACGGACATACAAAATATGAAGTAATAAAAAATGGTAAGAATTTAGGAGAATTTGAACTTTCCATTCCTGGAGAGCATAATGTTTCAAATTCGCTTCCGGTTATATATCTTGCACATGAAATGAACTGTAATATGGAAACTGTTAAGGAAAGATTACTTAATTTCAAGGGGGCAAATAGAAGATATCAGGTAATTTATGATAATAATATAAGAATAATAGATGATTATGCACATCATCCAACAGAAATAAAAGTAACTATTGATGCGGCACAGGAAACAGAAAAAGGGAAAATAACATTGATTTTCCAGCCACACAGATATAGCAGAACAAAATTTTTCTTTGATGATTTTGCAAAAGCATTAGGAAGAATTGATAATCTGGTTTTACTACCAATTTATGCGGCAAGTGAAGATAACACATATGGTGTCACTTCTGAATCTCTTGCTGAAAAAATAGGTAACGGGGCAAGAGTATGCAGCGAAGCTGAAATAGAAGAAATGATAAGAAATAACAGGGAAACTGATGATACATATATATTCATGGGAGCAGGAAGTATTTCAAAATTGGCCCATGATATAATAGACAGATTAAAATAA
- the murB gene encoding UDP-N-acetylmuramate dehydrogenase, with translation MRILKDVEMKEYSHMKVGGTAKELIFIEDRNEFKEVLSTRDRVYFLGNGTNTLIDDGYLDISFISLKNFQNITVEEKTDEYDLVRVEAGLDLDDLIDYMEKNDYTGLENITGIPGSVGGLVNMNGGAYGTEIFDCIEEVEICDSEGEIRKLKKSELTFKYRTTEIKEKKWIVVSALFKFKRGFDKECAEDKRNQRETKHPLDYPNLGSTFKNPEGTFAAQLISDAGLKEYRVGDAQVAFKHPNFIINLGNAKFSDVMEVIAHVKKVVSEKFNINLETEIIILKNN, from the coding sequence ATGAGAATTCTTAAAGACGTTGAAATGAAAGAATATTCACACATGAAAGTCGGAGGGACAGCCAAGGAATTAATATTTATCGAAGATAGAAATGAATTTAAGGAAGTTTTATCCACAAGGGATAGAGTATATTTTTTAGGAAATGGAACAAATACTCTGATTGATGATGGATACTTGGATATAAGTTTTATATCTCTTAAAAACTTTCAAAATATAACAGTTGAGGAAAAAACAGATGAATATGATTTAGTCAGAGTGGAAGCAGGTCTTGATCTTGATGATCTGATAGACTACATGGAAAAAAATGACTATACAGGGCTGGAAAATATAACAGGAATTCCCGGTTCAGTGGGAGGACTTGTAAATATGAATGGAGGGGCCTACGGTACTGAAATTTTTGACTGTATTGAAGAAGTTGAAATATGCGATTCTGAAGGGGAAATTAGGAAATTAAAAAAATCAGAACTGACATTTAAATATAGAACTACAGAAATCAAAGAAAAAAAATGGATTGTAGTTTCTGCATTATTTAAATTTAAAAGAGGTTTTGACAAGGAATGTGCAGAAGATAAGAGAAATCAGAGGGAAACTAAGCATCCGCTTGATTATCCAAACTTGGGAAGTACATTTAAAAATCCTGAAGGAACTTTTGCGGCACAGCTTATATCTGATGCAGGGCTGAAAGAATACAGAGTGGGTGATGCACAGGTTGCTTTTAAACATCCTAACTTCATAATTAATCTGGGAAATGCTAAATTTTCTGATGTAATGGAAGTTATAGCCCATGTAAAAAAAGTAGTTTCTGAAAAATTTAATATTAATCTGGAAACAGAAATAATTATTTTGAAAAATAATTAA
- a CDS encoding cell division protein FtsQ/DivIB gives MKKTIKTLAVFGLIISGIYFGKWFIQTDYFKIREIPVTGDNALLKRDIVSKLEKLKGENIVYIDTKKLEKMIKEDARVKSVTIQKIFPSKLKINIEERKLYVYADNGSDKFLADSDLNLFGYMNEVKLQGIPTVTYKNEESKKDMKIILSKIKNKDLYDMISEIKKSDDQKENKYELVLIDGVKIITDTLVNEKKYDEIYKSYKKIKSDQAIQYIDIRFKYFNVK, from the coding sequence ATGAAAAAAACAATAAAAACTTTGGCTGTATTCGGTTTAATAATAAGTGGGATTTATTTTGGTAAGTGGTTTATCCAGACTGATTATTTCAAAATTAGGGAAATTCCAGTTACTGGAGATAACGCACTGCTGAAAAGAGATATTGTAAGTAAACTTGAGAAGCTGAAAGGTGAGAACATCGTCTATATTGATACAAAAAAACTGGAAAAAATGATAAAGGAAGATGCAAGAGTAAAAAGTGTCACAATTCAGAAGATATTTCCAAGTAAGCTTAAGATAAATATAGAGGAACGGAAACTTTACGTATATGCAGACAATGGAAGTGATAAATTTTTAGCTGACAGTGACTTAAACCTGTTTGGATATATGAATGAAGTGAAACTTCAAGGGATACCAACCGTAACTTATAAAAATGAAGAATCAAAGAAGGATATGAAAATTATACTTTCTAAAATAAAAAATAAAGATTTGTATGATATGATATCAGAAATAAAAAAATCAGATGATCAGAAGGAAAATAAGTATGAATTAGTACTTATAGATGGAGTAAAGATTATAACAGATACATTAGTAAATGAAAAAAAGTACGATGAAATATATAAATCCTACAAAAAAATAAAGAGCGATCAGGCAATCCAGTACATAGATATAAGATTTAAATATTTTAATGTAAAATAA
- the ftsZ gene encoding cell division protein FtsZ gives MENSFNNTNILEEMEEITSNVAQLKVVGVGGAGGNAVNDMLESGITGVEFIAINTDLQDLNRSKTQTKVLLGKGTGAGAIPEKGRIAAKESEEKIKQVLEGTDMLFITAGMGGGTGTGASPVVAEIAKSMGILTVAVVTKPFDFEGPFKRKNADEGVENLKKFVDTLIVIPNQQLYKLPKINISLKNAFKEANNVLRIGIKGISDLITKQGFVNLDFADVKTVMKDSGIAMLGFGEASGDGRAKAATEQALNSPLLEKSIEGARKILLNITSGEDMGLDEVTEVSETIYKKTGNAEATLIWGAILEKDENETEESQANFDKPKGYFRVSLIATDFQENEAPKEKLEKEETSENNDGQNNNEPENVGKAETNHEDKKRSGQGEYIVPSFFEQNLE, from the coding sequence ATGGAGAATTCTTTTAACAATACCAATATATTAGAAGAAATGGAAGAAATAACATCTAACGTTGCACAGCTGAAGGTAGTAGGAGTAGGTGGAGCTGGAGGCAATGCAGTAAATGATATGCTGGAAAGCGGAATTACAGGAGTAGAATTTATAGCTATAAATACAGACCTGCAGGACTTGAACAGATCTAAAACTCAGACAAAAGTATTGTTAGGAAAAGGAACAGGTGCAGGAGCTATACCTGAAAAGGGGCGTATTGCGGCAAAAGAATCAGAAGAAAAAATAAAACAGGTTCTGGAAGGAACAGATATGTTATTTATCACAGCAGGAATGGGTGGAGGAACAGGAACAGGTGCATCTCCAGTTGTTGCTGAAATAGCTAAAAGCATGGGAATACTTACTGTAGCTGTAGTTACTAAACCTTTTGATTTTGAAGGGCCTTTTAAAAGAAAGAATGCTGATGAAGGAGTAGAAAATCTGAAGAAATTTGTAGACACTCTAATTGTGATACCTAACCAGCAGTTGTATAAATTACCAAAAATAAATATTTCACTGAAAAATGCCTTTAAGGAAGCAAATAATGTTTTGAGAATAGGGATAAAAGGAATATCAGACCTTATAACAAAACAGGGGTTTGTAAACCTTGACTTTGCTGATGTAAAGACAGTAATGAAAGATTCAGGAATTGCAATGCTTGGATTTGGGGAAGCAAGTGGAGATGGAAGAGCGAAGGCTGCAACAGAGCAGGCTTTAAACAGTCCATTACTTGAAAAATCAATAGAAGGTGCAAGAAAAATATTGTTAAATATAACATCTGGTGAAGATATGGGACTTGATGAAGTAACAGAAGTATCAGAAACAATATATAAGAAAACAGGAAATGCAGAAGCAACTCTTATCTGGGGAGCAATACTTGAAAAAGATGAAAACGAGACAGAAGAAAGTCAGGCTAATTTTGACAAACCTAAAGGATATTTCAGAGTATCATTGATAGCAACAGATTTTCAGGAAAATGAAGCTCCAAAGGAAAAGTTAGAAAAAGAAGAGACTTCTGAAAATAATGATGGACAGAATAACAATGAACCTGAAAATGTAGGAAAAGCAGAAACAAATCATGAAGATAAAAAGAGATCAGGACAGGGAGAGTACATTGTACCGTCATTCTTTGAGCAGAATTTAGAATAA
- the rpsF gene encoding 30S ribosomal protein S6, with product MRNYEIMFILSTQLTDEEKQAGVKLVEDTLAKAGAVEIKTEVWGERKLAYPIKKKENGYYVLTLFQMDGTGLTEVEAKLNITESILKYMIVKND from the coding sequence ATGAGAAATTACGAAATTATGTTTATACTTTCTACACAGTTAACTGATGAAGAAAAACAAGCTGGAGTAAAATTAGTTGAAGATACTTTAGCTAAAGCAGGAGCTGTAGAAATTAAAACAGAAGTTTGGGGAGAAAGAAAATTAGCTTATCCTATAAAGAAAAAAGAAAATGGGTACTATGTTCTTACTTTATTCCAAATGGATGGAACAGGATTAACTGAAGTAGAAGCTAAATTAAACATTACAGAATCAATATTAAAATATATGATAGTTAAAAATGACTAA
- a CDS encoding single-stranded DNA-binding protein, giving the protein MNHVTLMGRLTRDPEMSYLQSGKAFSKFTVAVSREFNREEADFINCTAWGKTAETIAEYLRKGRRIALQGRLSVNSYEKNGETRWSTEVIVDKFEFVDTVNSTGGQSSYTQPKKSENSFANNNNNDNDEIMDDDDFPF; this is encoded by the coding sequence ATGAACCATGTTACATTAATGGGAAGATTAACAAGAGATCCTGAAATGAGTTACTTACAATCAGGAAAAGCTTTCAGTAAATTTACTGTAGCTGTAAGTAGAGAATTTAACAGAGAGGAAGCAGATTTTATTAACTGTACTGCCTGGGGAAAAACTGCTGAGACAATAGCTGAGTACCTGAGAAAAGGTAGAAGGATCGCTCTTCAGGGAAGATTAAGTGTCAACAGTTATGAAAAAAATGGTGAAACAAGATGGTCAACAGAAGTAATTGTAGACAAGTTTGAATTTGTAGATACTGTAAATTCTACAGGAGGACAAAGTTCTTATACGCAGCCAAAAAAATCTGAAAACTCATTTGCAAATAATAATAATAACGACAATGACGAAATAATGGATGATGATGATTTTCCATTTTAA
- the rpsR gene encoding 30S ribosomal protein S18: MKPTTEFKRRKRRPKVKFKVEDINYKNVDLLKNFMNDKGKISPARVTGLEAKIQRKIAKAIKRSRQIALMPYTRIEK; the protein is encoded by the coding sequence ATGAAACCGACTACTGAATTTAAAAGAAGAAAAAGAAGACCAAAAGTAAAATTTAAAGTAGAAGATATAAATTATAAAAATGTAGATTTATTGAAAAATTTTATGAATGATAAAGGTAAGATTTCACCTGCAAGAGTTACAGGTCTGGAAGCTAAAATTCAAAGAAAAATAGCAAAAGCTATAAAGAGATCAAGACAAATAGCTTTAATGCCTTATACAAGAATAGAAAAATAA
- a CDS encoding DUF937 domain-containing protein: MNLEALLGLLQGQDLGQLAEQVGGNEGQVKNGVMAALPAMLTALSKNTGTEKGAQELNNALETKHDGSILNNLSGYLSNPDLKDGAGILNHLFGSQTSNVANAVSQSSGLDSNGSMKMLQMLAPVLMGMLGQQKKQNNLDAEGIGNLTSMLASNFGSEAGASGIMEAVTNLLDANKDGNVMDDIMGMVGKLFGGSK; this comes from the coding sequence ATGAATTTAGAAGCATTATTAGGCCTGCTGCAAGGGCAGGATTTAGGTCAGCTTGCAGAACAGGTTGGAGGAAATGAAGGACAGGTAAAAAATGGAGTAATGGCTGCATTACCGGCAATGCTGACAGCATTGAGCAAAAATACAGGAACAGAAAAAGGTGCTCAGGAATTAAATAATGCACTGGAAACAAAACATGATGGTTCAATTCTTAATAATTTGTCAGGATATTTAAGCAATCCTGATTTAAAAGATGGAGCAGGTATATTAAATCATTTATTTGGAAGCCAGACATCAAATGTTGCAAATGCAGTTTCACAGTCAAGCGGACTGGATTCAAATGGAAGCATGAAAATGTTGCAGATGCTTGCACCAGTTCTTATGGGAATGCTGGGACAGCAAAAAAAGCAGAATAATTTGGATGCAGAAGGAATAGGAAATCTTACTTCCATGCTTGCATCAAATTTTGGCTCAGAAGCAGGAGCTTCAGGAATTATGGAAGCAGTTACTAATCTTCTGGATGCAAATAAAGATGGAAATGTAATGGATGATATAATGGGAATGGTTGGAAAATTATTTGGTGGAAGTAAATAG
- a CDS encoding inorganic diphosphatase: MKKNILKILKKNKIKDEEENIIVDSLEFIRLIVDLEESYKIKFDDEDLIFENFSSINRIIEIIKKRKLLNYKNYLNQKIKVKVDRKLGDKHPEYEYIYSLNYGYIPNTESEDGEEIDVYILGEFDPLEEFEGVCRAIIYRVDDIENKLIVTAEDKKYSSDQIKALVEFQERFFKTEIIMEK; encoded by the coding sequence ATGAAAAAGAATATATTAAAAATACTGAAAAAAAATAAAATAAAAGATGAGGAAGAAAATATTATAGTAGATTCATTAGAATTTATAAGATTAATAGTAGATTTAGAAGAAAGTTATAAAATAAAATTTGATGATGAAGATTTAATTTTTGAAAATTTTTCTTCAATAAATCGAATTATTGAAATAATAAAAAAAAGGAAGTTATTAAATTATAAAAATTATCTAAATCAAAAAATAAAAGTGAAAGTAGATAGAAAATTAGGAGATAAACATCCGGAATACGAGTATATTTATTCTTTAAATTATGGTTATATTCCTAATACTGAAAGTGAAGACGGTGAAGAAATAGATGTTTATATTTTAGGGGAGTTTGATCCATTAGAAGAATTTGAAGGAGTATGTCGGGCGATAATTTACAGAGTAGATGATATAGAAAATAAATTAATTGTTACTGCGGAGGATAAAAAATATTCAAGTGATCAAATAAAAGCTCTTGTAGAGTTTCAAGAAAGATTTTTTAAGACAGAAATAATAATGGAGAAATAA
- a CDS encoding DMT family transporter: protein MERQDNGQNEKNAKIRLMAAMFIFGTIGIFVRNIPLPSSVIALARGIIGTLFLIIFTGIKKIKISFDEIKNNLIILCLSGMLIGIHWIFLFEAYHHTTVAIATLCYYLAPVFVIIASPFILKEKLSLKQAVCVAVALVGMIFVSGVLKKGGLENLQMTGIIFGIGAAAIYATVVILNKHLKQISSYAMTIMQLGMAVMVLAPYTFLTQDVGKLTFSFMTIILLGVVGIVNTGITYGLYFSGIKELKAHTIAIFSYIDPIVAIFLSIIVLREKPDIFTIIGGALILGSTLVSELSSHGK, encoded by the coding sequence ATGGAAAGACAGGATAATGGACAAAATGAGAAAAATGCCAAAATAAGGCTTATGGCCGCAATGTTTATTTTTGGAACAATTGGAATATTTGTAAGGAATATTCCGCTGCCATCAAGTGTAATAGCACTTGCAAGGGGAATTATCGGTACATTGTTTCTGATAATTTTTACAGGAATTAAGAAAATAAAGATTTCATTTGATGAGATAAAAAATAATCTGATAATTTTATGTCTATCGGGAATGCTTATCGGAATACACTGGATTTTCCTATTTGAAGCATATCATCATACAACGGTTGCAATAGCGACTTTATGTTATTATCTGGCACCTGTTTTTGTTATTATTGCTTCTCCTTTTATACTGAAGGAAAAATTGTCATTAAAACAGGCAGTATGTGTAGCGGTAGCTCTTGTGGGAATGATTTTTGTCTCGGGAGTCCTTAAAAAAGGGGGACTGGAAAATCTTCAGATGACAGGGATAATATTCGGGATAGGAGCCGCGGCAATATATGCAACAGTGGTTATTCTGAATAAACATCTGAAACAGATATCTTCCTATGCAATGACCATCATGCAGCTGGGAATGGCGGTAATGGTACTGGCACCCTATACATTCCTGACTCAGGATGTGGGAAAACTGACTTTCAGTTTTATGACAATTATATTGCTGGGAGTTGTAGGGATTGTAAATACAGGAATAACATATGGACTTTATTTTTCAGGAATAAAGGAACTTAAGGCACATACAATAGCTATTTTCAGCTATATAGACCCAATCGTTGCTATTTTTCTTTCAATAATAGTTTTAAGGGAAAAACCTGATATATTTACAATTATTGGAGGAGCACTTATTCTAGGCTCAACATTGGTAAGCGAACTGTCATCACATGGGAAATAG
- a CDS encoding LURP-one-related/scramblase family protein, with the protein MKLYIKQKVFTIKDKFTVKDEAGNDKYFVEGKLLSLGKKFYIYNMEKEEVAYIEQKLMNLMPKFFVYVKGEKIAEIHKKFSFLKPKYEIVGKNWVTNGDLWAHEYNITDMDSGNQIASMHKEWMTWGDSYMLDIEDEKHEISIMALILAIDAVMATKN; encoded by the coding sequence ATGAAACTTTATATTAAGCAGAAGGTATTTACAATCAAGGACAAATTTACAGTAAAGGATGAAGCGGGAAATGACAAGTACTTTGTTGAAGGAAAGTTACTTTCACTTGGTAAAAAATTTTATATATATAATATGGAGAAAGAGGAAGTTGCATATATAGAACAGAAGCTGATGAATCTTATGCCTAAATTTTTTGTATATGTAAAGGGAGAAAAAATTGCCGAAATTCATAAAAAATTCAGTTTTTTGAAACCAAAATATGAAATAGTAGGAAAAAACTGGGTAACAAATGGAGATTTGTGGGCACATGAATATAATATAACAGACATGGACAGCGGAAATCAGATTGCAAGCATGCATAAGGAATGGATGACATGGGGAGATTCGTATATGCTGGATATAGAAGATGAAAAGCATGAAATTTCCATAATGGCATTGATTCTTGCAATTGACGCTGTCATGGCAACAAAAAACTAG
- a CDS encoding ABC-F family ATP-binding cassette domain-containing protein, producing MSLVQFNKVYKQFAGDFILKDISFSIEEKDKIGLVGLNGVGKSTIIRMLLGKERVDGAENNPNEIGEIIKSPSMRIGYLSQNHEFSDERNTIYEEMMSVFSEEREIWNKLQKVNMLLGTAEGEELENLINQSAELSSLYEAKNGYEIEYKIKQILTGLELTDEYYNLYLKDLSGGERTRVSLAKLLLIEPDLLILDEPTNHLDLVSIEWLEDYLKRYNKAFLLVSHDRIFLDNVCNKIYEIENRKLYKYDGNFSSFILQKEMILKGEIKRYEKEQEKIRKMEEYIDRFRAGIKARQAKGRQKILDRIERMDDPVFNPQRMKLKFETDGISGDNVLKVEGIEKTFGDKKVLNNISFKLYKGERVGIIGKNGIGKSTLLKIIAGKLEKDAGEVEFGARVKMGYYDQDHQDLTSANNILQEINVSLNLTEEYLRNLAGGFLFSGEDVLKKIEKLSGGEKVRVSFLKLYMKRANFLILDEPTNHLDIYSIEVLEDALENFDGTMLVVSHNRHFLDSVCNTIYYLDENGLTKFKGNYEDYKESLKNAKTSSQTAEEIEIKEERKLSYQEQKELSKKISKLKRDVAKLEDEMEKITVKREELNIEYEAAGKRNDLGKLMEIQEQFDKLEEEEMSKMEEWDEKSEELKKYM from the coding sequence ATGAGTTTAGTACAGTTTAATAAGGTATATAAGCAGTTTGCAGGAGATTTTATACTGAAGGACATAAGTTTTTCCATAGAAGAAAAGGATAAAATAGGACTTGTGGGACTTAACGGTGTTGGAAAATCTACCATTATAAGAATGCTGCTTGGAAAAGAAAGAGTTGACGGAGCTGAAAATAATCCTAATGAAATAGGAGAAATAATAAAAAGTCCATCAATGAGGATAGGATATTTATCCCAGAATCATGAATTTTCAGATGAAAGAAATACAATATATGAGGAAATGATGTCTGTTTTTTCTGAAGAGAGGGAAATATGGAATAAATTACAGAAGGTGAATATGCTTCTGGGAACTGCTGAAGGGGAAGAACTGGAAAATCTTATAAACCAATCTGCAGAGTTGTCCTCCCTTTATGAAGCGAAAAACGGTTATGAAATAGAGTATAAGATAAAGCAGATACTTACAGGGCTTGAATTGACAGATGAATACTATAATCTTTATCTGAAGGATTTAAGCGGTGGAGAACGTACAAGAGTGTCATTAGCAAAACTTCTTCTGATTGAACCGGATCTGCTTATACTTGATGAGCCGACAAACCATCTGGATCTTGTTTCTATAGAATGGCTGGAGGACTATCTGAAAAGGTATAACAAGGCATTCCTTCTTGTTTCGCATGACAGGATTTTTCTTGATAATGTATGTAATAAAATATACGAGATAGAAAATAGGAAATTATATAAATATGACGGAAATTTTTCTTCTTTCATACTGCAGAAGGAAATGATTTTAAAAGGTGAAATAAAAAGATATGAAAAAGAGCAGGAAAAAATTAGGAAAATGGAAGAGTATATTGATAGATTCCGTGCGGGAATAAAAGCAAGACAGGCAAAAGGGAGACAGAAAATACTCGACAGAATAGAAAGAATGGATGATCCTGTTTTTAATCCCCAGAGAATGAAGCTGAAGTTTGAAACAGACGGTATAAGCGGAGATAATGTACTCAAGGTGGAAGGGATTGAAAAGACTTTTGGAGATAAGAAAGTCTTAAATAATATAAGTTTTAAGCTTTACAAGGGAGAAAGAGTGGGGATTATAGGAAAAAATGGTATTGGGAAATCTACTCTTCTTAAGATAATTGCCGGAAAGCTTGAAAAGGATGCAGGAGAAGTTGAATTTGGTGCGAGAGTGAAAATGGGATACTATGATCAGGATCATCAGGATTTAACGTCTGCAAACAACATACTGCAGGAAATAAACGTATCTCTCAACCTGACGGAAGAATATTTAAGAAATCTTGCAGGAGGATTCCTTTTTTCAGGAGAAGATGTTTTAAAGAAAATTGAAAAATTAAGCGGTGGAGAGAAAGTAAGGGTATCCTTTCTGAAACTTTACATGAAAAGGGCAAACTTTCTTATACTTGATGAGCCGACAAACCATCTTGACATTTATTCCATAGAAGTACTTGAAGATGCACTTGAAAATTTTGACGGAACAATGCTTGTAGTTTCCCATAACAGACATTTTCTGGATAGCGTATGTAATACGATTTACTACCTTGATGAAAATGGACTTACAAAATTTAAGGGAAATTATGAAGATTACAAGGAAAGCCTCAAGAATGCAAAAACTTCATCCCAGACAGCTGAAGAAATTGAAATAAAGGAAGAGCGTAAGCTTTCCTATCAGGAGCAGAAGGAGCTGAGCAAAAAGATTTCTAAATTGAAAAGGGATGTAGCGAAACTGGAAGATGAAATGGAAAAAATTACAGTGAAGAGGGAAGAACTGAATATAGAATATGAAGCTGCAGGAAAACGTAATGATCTCGGAAAATTAATGGAAATACAGGAGCAGTTTGACAAACTCGAAGAGGAAGAAATGTCAAAAATGGAAGAGTGGGATGAAAAGTCTGAGGAATTAAAGAAATATATGTAG